The following coding sequences lie in one Musa acuminata AAA Group cultivar baxijiao chromosome BXJ1-8, Cavendish_Baxijiao_AAA, whole genome shotgun sequence genomic window:
- the LOC135588434 gene encoding glutamate synthase 1 [NADH], chloroplastic-like isoform X2 — protein sequence MPKRNVVATSRSPSTSMSELPEKPMGLYDPSFEKDSCGVGFIAELSGEYSHKTVDNALQMLERMAHRGACGCEANTGDGAGILVALPHEFLNEVTKDLGFELPPPSKYAVGMFFMPTDDSRREKSKAAFVEVAESLGHVILGWRPVPTNNTELGESARRTEPIIEQVFLTPSAQSNADFEQQMYILRRFSMVAVRAALNLKRGAAKEFYICSLSSRTIVYKGQLKPVQLKNYYYADLGDKKFTSYMALVHSRFSTNTFPSWDRAQPMRVVGHNGEINTLRGNINWMRAREGLLKCKELALSEDGMKQLLPIVDASSSDSGAFDGVLELLVRSGRSMPEAVMMMIPEAWQNDKNMDSERKALYEYFSALMEPWDGPALISFTDGRYLGATLDRNGLRPGRFYITHSGLVIMASEVGVVDIPPDEVARKGRLNPGMMLLVDFEHGIVVDDKALKRQYSQARPYGKWLKRQKICLEDIVNSVSKSDMVPPYIFGAVLGDEKIENTGISGLLAPLKAFGYTVETLEMLMLPMAKDASEALGSMGNDTPLAVMSGREKLTFEYFKQMFAQVTNPPIDPIREQIVTSMECMIGPEGDLTETTEKQCNRLSLKGPLLSIEEMEAIKKMDYRGWRSKVLDITYPKKHGRKGLEQTLDRICSEVREAIGDGYTTIVLSDRGFSSEHVAVSSLLAVGAVHQHLVSTLERTHIGLIVESAEPREVHHFCTLVGFGADAICPYLAIEAIWRLQIDGKIPPKEDGEFHSREDLVNKYFKASNYGMMKVIAKMGISTLASYKGAQIFEAVGISSEVIEKCFKRTPSRVEGATFESLAGDALCLHELAFPMRALPPGSAEAVALPNPGDYHWRKGGELHLNDPFAIAKLQEAARSNSVAAYKEYSKLIQQLNKGCNLRGMLKFKDVTGKISLDEVEPAREIVKRFCTGAMSYGSISLEAHTTLAIAMNKLGGKSNTGEGGEQPSRMEPLSDGSMNPKRSAIKQVASGRFGVSIYYLTNADELQIKMAQGAKPGEGGELPGHKVIGDIAVTRNSTAGVGLISPPPHHDIYSIEDLAQLIFDLKNSNPGARISVKLVSEAGVGVIASGVVKGHADHVLISGHDGGTGASRWTGIKNAGLPWELGLAETHQTLVANDLRGRAVLQTDGQLKTGRDVAIAALLGAEEFGFSTAPLITLGCIMMRKCHKNTCPVGIATQDPVLRQKFAGQPEHVINFFFMLAEEVREIMAQLGFQTVNEMIGRVDMLEVDKEVILSNEKLKNINLSLLLKPAAEIRPGASQYCIQKQDHGLDLVLDQKLITLSKAALDKGLPVFIETPIYNVNRTAGTMLSHEVTKLYHMKGLPPDTIHIRLNGSAGQSLGAFLCPGITLELEGDSNDYVGKGLSGGKIVVYPPRESKFDPKENIVIGNVALYGAIKGEAYFNGMAAERFCVRNSGATAVVEGVGDHGCEYMTGGIVVILGKTGRNFAAGMSGGIAYVLDVDGKFEARCNLELVDLENVEDEEDITTLRMMIQQHQRHTKSQLAKEILSNFNNLLCKFVKVFPRDYKGVLQNLKAEQASKEAKKKDKKELMKDVSAVSKLATERSDKKETTNRPTQVDNAIKHRGFLAYERQGISYRDPNNRIKDWKEVAVELKPGPLTKTQSARCMDCGTPFCHQDQSGCPLGNKIPEFNELVHQNRWREALDRLLETNNFPEFTGRVCPAPCEGSCVLGIIENPVSIKSIECAIIDKGFEEGWVKPRPPQRRTGKKVAIVGSGPAGLAAADQLNKMGHLVTVYERADRMGGLMMYGVPNMKADKFYIVQRRVNLMKEEGVKFVVNANVGVDPLYSLDHLRAENDAIVLACGATKPRDLTVPGRELSGIHFAMEFLHANTKSLLDSNLDDGKYISAKDKKVVVVGGGDTGTDCIGTSIRHGCTNIVNLELLPIPPRKRAPGNPWPQWPRIFRVDYGHQEATAKFGKDPRSYQVLTKRFVGDENGVVKGLEVVQVCWEKDSGGRLQFKEVEGSEKIFEADLVLLAMGFLGPESTIADQLGVERDNRSNFKADFGCFSTNVEGVFAAGDCRRGQSLVVWAISEGRQAASHVDKYLMRDETNATKKNGVAVA from the exons ATGCCGAAGCGGAACGTCGTTGCCACCTCTCGATCTCCGTCAACGTCCATGTCAGAGTTGCCAGAGAAGCCCATGGGTCTTTATGATCCCTCCTTCGAGAAAGACTCTTGTGGTGTCGGATTTATTGCTGAGCTATCCGGCGAATATAGCCATAAAACA GTTGACAATGCACTGCAGATGCTGGAGAGGATGGCGCACCGTGGTGCTTGTGGCTGTGAGGCTAACACTGGCGATGGGGCTGGCATCCTTGTAGCTCTTCCGCACGAGTTCCTCAACGAG gtAACCAAAGATTTGGGGTTTGAACTGCCACCACCCAGTAAGTATGCTGTTGGCATGTTCTTCATGCCAACTGATGATAGCCGCAGGGAGAAAAGCAAAGCTGCATTCGTGGAG GTTGCAGAATCCTTGGGGCATGTTATTCTTGGCTGGCGTCCGGTACCAACAAATAATACGGAGCTTGGTGAGTCTGCTCGACGGACAGAGCCAATCATTGAGCAAGTTTTTCTTACTCCAAGTGCACAATCCAATGCTGATTTTGAGCAACAG ATGTATATATTAAGGAGATTCTCAATGGTTGCTGTTCGAGCTGCTTTGAATCTGAAGCGTGGTGCAGCGAAGGAATTCTATATATGCTCATTGTCTTCGAG GACTATTGTTTACAAAGGTCAGCTAAAGCCTGTTCAGCTGAAAAACTACTATTATGCAGATCTTGGTGACAAAAAGTTTACGAGTTACATGGCCCTG GTGCATTCTCGATTCTCCACAAACACATTTCCCAGCTGGGACCGTGCACAACCAATGCGTGTAGTGGGTCACAATGGAGAAATCAACACTTTACGAGGAAACAtaaactg GATGAGGGCACGGGAGGGTCTCTTAAAGTGCAAGGAATTAGCCTTATCGGAAGATGGAATGAAGCAACTTTTACCAATTGTTGATGCTAGCTCATCCGATTCAG GGGCATTTGATGGTGTTCTTGAGCTGTTGGTTCGTTCTGGTAGGAGCATGCCAGAAGCTGTCATGATGATGATACCTGAGGCATGGCAGAATGATAAAAACATGGATTCTGAAAGGAAGGCTTTGTATGAATATTTCTCAGCTCTCATGGAGCCCTGGGATGGACCTGCTCTCATTTCAT TTACTGATGGTCGCTATCTTGGAGCAACACTTGATCGCAATGGGTTGAGACCTGGTCGGTTTTATATTACACATAGTGGCCTTGTTATTATGGCCAGTGAAGTAGGCGTTGTAGATATCCCTCCGGACGAAGTGGCCAGGAAAGGAAGGCTAAACCCAGGAATGATGCTGCTGGTGGATTTTGAACATGGCATTGTTGTTGATGATAAGGCACTGAAGAGACAGTACTCACAAGCTAGACCATATGGAAAGTGGCTTAAGAGACAGAAGATTTGTCTTGAAGACATTGTCAATTCTGTTTCCAAAAGTGACATGGTTCCTCCATACATTTTCGGAGCAGTTCTG GGTGATGAGAAAATTGAGAACACAGGAATTAGTGGTCTTTTGGCACCACTTAAGGCCTTTGG TTACACAGTAGAAACTTTGGAGATGCTGATGCTGCCTATGGCAAAAGATGCCAGTGAAGCTCTTGGCTCAATGGGAAATGATACTCCCTTGGCTGTGATGTCAGGTAGAGAGAAACTGACATTTGAGTACTTTAAGCAGATGTTTGCGCAAGTCACAAACCCTCCAATTGATCCAATAAGGGAGCAAATTGTAACTTCTATGGAATGTATGATCGGTCCAGAAGGTGACCTCACGGAAACCACAGAAAAACAGTGCAATCGCCTTTCTTTGAAGGGGCCTCTTCTTTCCATAGAAGAAATGGAAGCTATAAAAAAAATGGACTATAGAGGTTGGCGCAGCAAAGTTCTTGACATCACATATCCAAAAAAGCATGGCCGAAAAGGTCTAGAGCAGACTTTGGATAGGATTTGTTCTGAAGTTCGCGAGGCTATTGGTGATGGTTATACAACAATTGTCTTGTCTGACAGAG gTTTTTCATCAGAGCATGTTGCTGTTAGTTCTCTGTTAGCAGTTGGTGCTGTTCATCAACATCTAGTCTCGACACTAGAGAGGACACACATTGGATTGATTGTGGAATCTGCAGAGCCTCGTGAAGTGCATCACTTTTGTACCCTAGTTGGATTTGGTGCAGATGCCATATGCCCATATTTGGCTATAGAAGCAATTTGGCGACTGCAAATTGATGGAAAGATCCCTCCAAAAGAAGATGGTGAGTTTCACTCCAGAGAGGATCTTGTCAACAAGTATTTTAAAGCAAGCAATTATGGAATGATGAAAGTCATAGCCAAAATGGGGATATCCACTCTTGCATCATACAAAGGTGCACAAATTTTTGAAGCTGTAGGTATTTCATCTGAGGTGATCGAGAAGTGCTTCAAACGAACACCAAGCAGAGTTGAGGGTGCAACATTTGAAAGTCTTGCTGGAGATGCTCTTTGCCTTCATGAATTAGCATTTCCAATGAGAGCTTTACCTCCAGGTAGTGCAGAAGCAGTAGCACTTCCTAATCCTGGGGATTACCACTGGAGGAAAGGGGGTGAATTGCACCTTAATGATCCCTTTGCAATTGCAAAGTTGCAAGAGGCAGCCCGATCTAACAGTGTGGCTGCATACAAAGAATATTCTAAACTGATACAGCAGCTGAATAAGGGCTGCAACTTGCGTGGTATGCTGAAGTTTAAAGATGTCACTGGAAAAATTTCCTTGGATGAAGTGGAACCTGCTAGGGAAATTGTGAAGCGTTTCTGTACTGGTGCAATGAGTTATGGTTCAATATCTTTAGAAGCACATACAACTCTAGCTATTGCAATGAACAAACTTGGAGGCAAATCTAACACTG GTGAGGGAGGTGAACAACCTTCACGTATGGAGCCTCTTTCAGATGGTTCAATGAATCCAAAGAGGAGTGCAATTAAGCAAGTGGCAAGTGGAAGATTTGGTGTGTCAATATACTATCTTACCAATGCTGATGAGCTTCAGATAAAGATGGCACAG GGTGCTAAACCAGGAGAAGGAGGTGAACTTCCTGGACATAAGGTCATTGGTGATATTGCAGTAACAAGAAATTCTACAGCTGGTGTAGGGCTTATTAGTCCTCCACCCCACCATGATATATACTCAATTGAGGACCTTGCCCAATTAATTTTTGATCTTAAG AATTCGAATCCAGGAGCTCGAATTAGCGTTAAGCTAGTTTCTGAGGCTGGCGTTGGGGTAATTGCTAGTGGGGTTGTAAAAGGGCACGCAGACCATGTATTGATATCTGGCCATGATGGTGGTACTGGAGCTTCTCGTTGGACTGGCATTAAAAATGCAGGGCTTCCTTGGGAGCTTGGGTTGGCTGAGACACATCAAACTCTTGTTGCAAATGACCTTCGTGGGCGAGCAGTCTTGCAAACTGATGGTCAGCTTAAGACTGGACGGGATGTTGCCATAGCTGCTCTACTTGGTGCAGAAGAGTTTGGTTTCAGTACCGCACCTCTTATAACACTTGGCTGCATTATGATGCGGAAGTGCCATAAGAACACTTGCCCCGTTGGCATAGCCACTCAAGATCCTGTTCTTCGTCAAAAATTCGCAGGGCAACCTGAGCATGTTATAAATTTTTTCTTCATGTTGGCAGAAGAAGTCCGTGAGATCATGGCCCAGCTGGGCTTTCAAACCGTTAATGAGATGATTGGCCGTGTGGACATGTTAGAGGTTGATAAAGAAGTCATTTTGAGCAATGAAAAATTGAAAAATATCAATCTCTCATTACTGCTTAAACCGGCAGCTGAAATTAGGCCAGGTGCTTCTCAGTATTGCATTCAGAAACAGGATCATGGTCTGGACTTGGTATTAGATCAAAAACTGATTACTCTATCAAAAGCTGCTCTGGACAAAGGTTTGCCTGTATTTATTGAGACCCCAATTTATAATGTAAATCGTACTGCTGGCACCATGCTTAGCCATGAAGTCACTAAACTCTACCATATGAAAGGATTACCTCCTGATACAATCCACATTAGGCTAAATGGAAGTGCTGGTCAGAGTCTTGGGGCATTTCTTTGCCCTGGTATCACACTTGAGCTTGAAGGAGACAGCAATGACTATGTTGGGAAAGGGTTATCTGGTGGCAAGATTGTAGTTTATCCTCCAAGAGAAAGTAAGTTTGATCCGAAGGAAAACATAGTTATTGGTAATGTTGCTTTGTATGGAGCTATAAAAGGGGAGGCATATTTTAATGGAATGGCAGCGGAGAGGTTCTGCGTACGTAACTCGGGTGCTACAGCAGTTGTAGAAGGTGTTGGTGATCATGGATGCGAGTATATGACTGGTGGTATTGTTGTTATACTTGGGAAAACTGGGAGGAACTTTGCAGCTGGAATGAGTGGTGGAATTGCTTATGTCCTTGATGTGGATGGGAAGTTTGAAGCTCGATGCAACCTTGAGCTAGTTGATCTTGAAAATGTTGAGGATGAAGAGGACATTACAACACTAAGAATGATGATACAGCAACATCAGCGCCATACAAAAAGTCAGTTAGCGAAGGAAATCCTGTCCAATTTTAACAATCTACTGTGCAAGTTTGTAAAGGTATTTCCTCGAGATTATAAGGGGGTACTTCAGAATTTAAAGGCAGAGCAAGCTTCTAAAGAAGCCAagaaaaaagacaaaaaagagCTGATGAAGGATGTTTCTGCAGTATCTAAGTTGGCAACTGAACGTTCTGATAAGAAG GAGACAACGAATAGGCCAACACAGGTTGATAATGCTATTAAGCATCGTGGTTTTCTTGCATATGAGCGTCAAGGCATATCTTATAGAGATCCAAATAATCGAATTAAAGATTGGAAGGAAGTTGCTGTGGAGTTGAAGCCTGGGCCACTTACAAAAACCCAATCTGCCCGTTGCATGGATTGTGGAACCCCTTTCTGTCATCAG GATCAATCTGGGTGCCCTCTTGGAAATAAGATACCTGAATTCAATGAACTTGTCCACCAAAATAGGTGGCGTGAAGCTTTAGATCGACTCCTAGAAACAAACAACTTCCCAGAATTTACTGGTCGAGTTTGCCCTGCTCCATGTGAAGGATCTTGTGTTCTGGGTATCATTGAGAACCCTGTGTCTATTAAGAGTATAGAATGTGCCATCATTGACAAAGGTTTTGAGGAAGGATGGGTGAAACCTCGACCTCCACAACGGAGAACTGG GAAGAAGGTCGCCATAGTTGGTAGTGGCCCAGCTGGTCTAGCCGCAGCCGATCAGCTAAATAAAATGGGTCACCTGGTAACTGTTTATGAGCGTGCTGACCGTATGGGGGGATTAATGATGTATGGAGTTCCCAACATGAAGGCAGACAAGTTTTACATTGTTCAACGTCGTGTAAACCTAATGAAAGAGGAAGGTGTTAAGTTTGTGGTCAATGCCAATGTTGGAGTAGATCCATTGTACTCCCTCGACCATCTTCGTGCCGAAAACGATGCAATAGTTTTGGCTTGTGGAGCTACAAAACCTAG GGATCTGACAGTTCCTGGAAGGGAGCTCTCTGGTATTCATTTTGCCATGGAATTTCTTCATGCAAACACCAAAAGCTTGCTTGATAGCAATCTTGATGATGGTAAATACATATCTGCCAAGGATAAGAAAGTGGTTGTGGTAGGCGGAGGAGATACAGGAACAGATTGTATTGGGACCTCCATCCGACATGGTTGTACCAATATTGTAAACTTGGAACTCCTTCCTATACCTCCCCGAAAAAGAGCACCTGGCAACCCATGGCCCCag TGGCCTAGGATCTTCCGAGTAGATTATGGTCACCAAGAAGCAACCGCCAAGTTTGGAAAAGACCCGAGATCATATCAGGTTTTGACAAAGAGATTTGTGGGAGATGAAAATGGAGTTGTGAAAGGCCTTGAGGTGGTACAAGTATGTTGGGAAAAAGATAGTGGAGGAAGATTACAGTTCAAGGAAGTCGAAGGTTCTGAAAAGATATTTGAGGCTGATCTAGTCCTATTGGCTATGGGTTTCCTTGGCCCAGAATCG ACAATCGCTGATCAACTGGGTGTGGAAAGAGACAACCGTTCAAACTTCAAAGCAGATTTCGGATGCTTCTCAACCAATGTGGAAGGAGTATTTGCCGCTGGCGATTGTAGGCGCGGCCAGTCACTGGTCGTTTGGGCCATCAGCGAGGGCAGACAAGCAGCCTCTCATGTCGACAAGTACCTAATGAGAGATGAAACTAATGCCACGAAGAAGAACGGTGTTGCAGTTGCATAG